In Jejubacter calystegiae, the following are encoded in one genomic region:
- a CDS encoding TIM-barrel domain-containing protein, whose protein sequence is MSELRAEAQRILWLFDRQTLIVEPWGENSLRVRATCQPEIQQTDWALLPAQACDVVIEQQHEQLSLSNGNITVTLNSRGQLAFYNQRGELLLEEFWRQRSTVGIGASEKSQDKYISALKLDGREFRPIPGGKHQLSVRFEARAEEKIYGMGQYQQDCLDLKGCTLELAQRNSQASVPFMVSSLGYGLLWHNPAVGEVTFGKNGTRWRAEVTDQMDYWITAANTPAQIVRQYGQATGTAPMMPGFATGFWQCKLRYRTQQEVLEVAREYRRLQLPLSVIVIDFFHWPNQGTWCFDARDWPDPKAMVAELKSMGIETMVSVWPTVDSRSENYRLMKSKGWLVNSDRGVSVNLDFLGNTTFFDATHPGARDFVWQEVKRHYYDLGIRTFWMDEAEPEYRAYDFDNYRYHLGPVQEVGNIYPQLFARGFYEGLQEQGETEIVNLVRCAWAGSQRYGVLAWSGDVHSSFHALRNQFTAGLNMAMAGIPWWTTDIGGFQGGNIHDPEFHELLIRWFQWAVFCPVMRLHGYREPQIAPEEAWRDGIAQCNSGSPNEVWSYGEQNYQLMKACLLLRERLRPYIDELMREAHEQGDPVMRPLFYHYPQQPESWQVEDQYLLGQDLLVAPVLHAGQREREVWLPAGDNWIARNCERFKGGQRIQVAAPLSAIPVFLREGGHADVLEEA, encoded by the coding sequence ATGAGTGAATTACGCGCTGAAGCACAGCGTATTCTCTGGCTGTTCGACCGCCAGACCCTGATTGTCGAACCGTGGGGTGAAAACAGTCTGCGGGTGCGGGCGACCTGCCAGCCGGAAATTCAGCAAACCGACTGGGCGCTGCTACCGGCACAGGCTTGCGACGTCGTCATCGAACAACAGCACGAACAACTCAGCCTGAGTAACGGCAACATTACCGTCACCCTGAACAGCCGCGGACAACTGGCGTTTTATAACCAGCGTGGCGAGCTGCTGCTGGAGGAGTTCTGGCGTCAGCGCAGTACGGTAGGCATTGGCGCCAGTGAAAAGAGTCAGGACAAGTACATCAGCGCACTAAAGCTGGATGGCCGCGAATTTCGCCCGATACCGGGGGGGAAACACCAGCTCAGCGTCCGCTTTGAAGCGCGAGCGGAAGAGAAAATTTACGGTATGGGGCAGTACCAGCAGGACTGCCTCGATCTCAAAGGTTGTACCCTGGAGCTGGCCCAGCGCAACTCTCAGGCCAGCGTGCCTTTTATGGTTTCCAGTCTTGGCTATGGTCTGCTGTGGCATAACCCGGCGGTGGGGGAGGTGACCTTTGGAAAAAACGGCACCCGCTGGCGGGCTGAGGTGACCGATCAGATGGACTACTGGATAACCGCCGCCAATACCCCGGCGCAGATTGTGCGTCAGTATGGTCAGGCGACCGGTACGGCGCCGATGATGCCCGGTTTCGCAACAGGATTCTGGCAGTGCAAACTGCGCTATCGCACCCAGCAGGAGGTGCTGGAGGTGGCGCGGGAGTACCGCCGTTTACAACTGCCGCTTTCGGTGATCGTTATCGATTTCTTCCACTGGCCAAATCAGGGGACCTGGTGTTTCGATGCCCGTGACTGGCCCGATCCTAAAGCCATGGTGGCGGAGCTGAAATCCATGGGGATAGAAACCATGGTGTCGGTCTGGCCAACGGTGGACAGCCGTAGCGAAAACTATCGACTGATGAAATCAAAAGGCTGGCTGGTGAACAGCGATCGCGGGGTTTCGGTGAATCTCGATTTCCTGGGGAATACCACCTTTTTCGATGCCACGCATCCCGGAGCGCGGGACTTTGTCTGGCAGGAGGTTAAGCGCCACTACTATGACCTGGGTATCCGCACCTTCTGGATGGATGAGGCCGAACCGGAATACCGCGCTTACGACTTCGACAATTATCGCTATCACCTGGGGCCGGTTCAGGAGGTGGGCAATATCTATCCTCAGCTATTTGCCCGCGGATTTTATGAAGGTCTTCAGGAACAGGGGGAGACGGAGATTGTGAACCTGGTGCGCTGCGCCTGGGCGGGCAGTCAGCGCTATGGCGTGCTGGCCTGGTCGGGGGATGTTCACTCCTCTTTTCATGCGCTGCGCAACCAGTTTACCGCCGGGCTAAATATGGCGATGGCCGGTATCCCGTGGTGGACCACCGATATTGGCGGTTTCCAGGGGGGCAATATTCACGATCCCGAATTTCATGAATTGCTGATTCGCTGGTTCCAGTGGGCGGTCTTTTGCCCGGTAATGCGTCTGCACGGTTATCGGGAACCGCAAATCGCGCCGGAAGAGGCGTGGCGCGACGGTATCGCTCAGTGTAATAGCGGCTCGCCGAACGAAGTCTGGAGCTATGGCGAACAGAACTATCAGTTGATGAAGGCCTGCCTGTTACTGCGTGAGCGGCTGCGTCCTTATATCGATGAACTGATGCGCGAAGCCCATGAACAGGGCGATCCGGTCATGCGTCCGCTGTTTTATCACTATCCGCAGCAGCCGGAAAGCTGGCAGGTGGAGGATCAGTATCTGCTGGGGCAGGATCTGCTGGTGGCGCCGGTCCTGCACGCCGGGCAACGCGAGCGGGAGGTCTGGCTACCCGCGGGGGATAACTGGATTGCCCGTAACTGCGAGCGTTTTAAGGGCGGTCAACGTATTCAGGTGGCGGCACCGCTCAGCGCTATTCCGGTCTTTCTGCGCGAAGGCGGTCATGCTGATGTGCTGGAGGAGGCGTGA